The following coding sequences are from one Saccopteryx bilineata isolate mSacBil1 chromosome 3, mSacBil1_pri_phased_curated, whole genome shotgun sequence window:
- the PLA2G2D gene encoding group IID secretory phospholipase A2 isoform X1, whose product MEIPLLCVLVLLAGVTPTQGGILDLNKMVHKLTRKIPIFSYWTYGCHCGHGGKGPPKDATDWCCHAHDCCYMHLKYHNCHYFTDNYNYSFSQGGIQCSDRGSWCEQQLCDCDKEVAFCLQRNLGTYNKKLRFTRLFRQSRCKGETPMC is encoded by the exons ATGGAGATTCCCTTGCTGTGCGTGCTGGTGCTGCTTGCTG GTGTGACTCCAACCCAGGGCGGAATTCTGGACCTGAACAAAATGGTCCACAAGTTGACCAGGAAGATACCCATCTTCTCCTATTGGACCTACGGCTGTCACTGTGGACATGGTGGCAAAGGCCCACCCAAAGATGCTACAGACTG GTGCTGCCATGCTCATGACTGTTGCTATATGCACCTGAAATACCACAACTGCCATTACTTCACGGACAATTACAACTACTCCTTCTCCCAGGGGGGCATCCAGTGCT CTGACAGAGGGAGCTGGTGCGAGCAGCAGCTGTGCGATTGTGACAAGGAGGTGGCCTTCTGTCTGCAGCGTAACCTGGGCACCTACAACAAGAAACTACGTTTCACCCGCCTCTTCAGGCAGTCCCGCTGCAAGGGCGAAACCCCTATGTGCTAG
- the PLA2G2D gene encoding group IID secretory phospholipase A2 isoform X2: MEIPLLCVLVLLAGVTPTQGGILDLNKMVHKLTRKIPIFSYWTYGCHCGHGGKGPPKDATDWCCHAHDCCYMHLKYHNCHYFTDNYNYSFSQGGIQCYKESRL, encoded by the exons ATGGAGATTCCCTTGCTGTGCGTGCTGGTGCTGCTTGCTG GTGTGACTCCAACCCAGGGCGGAATTCTGGACCTGAACAAAATGGTCCACAAGTTGACCAGGAAGATACCCATCTTCTCCTATTGGACCTACGGCTGTCACTGTGGACATGGTGGCAAAGGCCCACCCAAAGATGCTACAGACTG GTGCTGCCATGCTCATGACTGTTGCTATATGCACCTGAAATACCACAACTGCCATTACTTCACGGACAATTACAACTACTCCTTCTCCCAGGGGGGCATCCAGTGCT ataaggaaagcaGGCTCTGA
- the PLA2G5 gene encoding phospholipase A2 group V isoform X3, whose product MKGLLTLAWFLACSVPAVPGGLLDLKSMIEKMTGKNALLNYGFYGCYCGWGGRGTPKDATDWCCWLHDHCYGLLEKKGCRIWTQSYKHSFSRGQVTCGLGHFCQVQLCSCDRKLVYCLKRNLRSYNPGYRYFPNIFCT is encoded by the exons ATGAAGGGTCTCCTCACCCTGGCGTGGTTCCTGGCTTGTA GTGTGCCCGCTGTGCCAGGCGGCTTGCTAGACCTGAAGTCCATGATTGAGAAGATGACGGGAAAGAATGCCCTGCTGAACTACGGTTTCTACGGCTGTTACTGCGGCTGGGGCGGTCGTGGGACCCCCAAGGATGCTACTGATTG GTGCTGTTGGTTGCATGACCACTGCTATGGGCTGCTGGAGAAGAAAGGCTGCCGCATCTGGACACAGTCATACAAGCACAGTTTCTCAAGGGGCCAGGTCACCTGTG GGCTCGGGCACTTCTGCCAGGTGCAGCTCTGCTCCTGTGACCGGAAGCTTGTCTACTGCCTGAAGAGAAACCTGAGGAGCTACAACCCTGGTTACCGATACTTTCCCAACATCTTCTGCACCTAG